The genomic interval TTCTCCAGGCTGAGGCTGGTGAAgagatgtgttgttgtttttttctgggaGGCAAGGAAGGAGCTTCTACACTTAAGCATTATATTATGGTGAATGAGGAcaatgcgagagagagagagagagagagagagagagagagagagagagagagagagagagattagtagTAGAGGCTGGTTAATGAAGGAAGCTAATTTTGAATTCAGAACAGGTAAACagcagagaagagaggggaagagatgtgttgttgtttttttgtaggGAGGCAAGGAAGGAGCTTCTACACTTAAGCATTACATTATGGTGAATGAGGacaatgcagagagagagagagagagagagagagagagagagagagagagagagagagagagagagagagagagagattagtagTAGCGGCTGGTTAAGGAAGGAAGCTAATTTTGAATTCAGAACAGGTaaacagcagagagagacaaggctTGGTTTGCTGTTGACATGACACATAGGATTTGTTAGAGTAAACAACCATGGTAGTTTGTACTGCATGCACAGCATTCTTTGATAAGCATTTAGAACatccccagacagacagagaggaacaGAAACACCAATACACAAGCTGGCACTTGTATGTATAATACATACAAGTGCCAGCTTGTGTATTGGTAGTAATAATACTTAATGTATTATTACTTAATTAGTATGATGAGTATGTAGCATGTATTTTTCGGCGTTAATTGGCGTAGTGTATGGGGATTTAATTATGTGGTTTGAACTATCCCTTCTCACCTtcagccacagtgtgtgtgacgtgtgcgagagagagcacacacatgtatgcgtgtgtcagaCCAGTATATCCCCAGTGGACGACGTTTCTCATGCCACTACTTAAACAGTTTTTCTGTGCAGAGGACGACTATAAAAGCTTACAGCTGACCCAAATCGACCAGTGGGCTGAAACCTTGCAGGGATTTCCGGATCGAGAGACTCATCTGGGTTAGGTTGAGTGGGGAGGCTGAACGCAGTGAAAGTAATATTATTTGTGGCCAGGCGTTCAGTGCCAGATGAGAAATGGAACCTAAATATACATCCAAGCTGTCCCAAACCATTGACATCGGGGTTGGACTTTACCTCGTCGTCATCGGTGAGTCAACTTTATCACTTTTTGTTTAAGGAATCCAGGGAATATTTTAAAAAGATGATGAGAACATGAATGTGGGCACCTGATATGGATTAAGCTATGGATTCAGCATCCCTGGAATTGGGTCAATTGCAAATGGCGAATGCTTTATTTAAAGACCTCCGTTAAACCACCTGTAAACATTTATCAATGATTAaaatcaatctttaaaaacGGATTGTTATgtattttagttatttttgtttaatgttttacttattattttttaaacccaAGCTTTTAGAGTTGagaaaacattacattttcacTTCTAAGATaaacaatgtttattttatgaagAAGAATTGCGATcatacaaaataacaaaatagaTACTTTCTTGCAGTTCTACAGACTTGTAGAGACTCAAATAGTTACTAATCCAATCTGTGATGGACACAAATTCAAGTCCACAAATATATCCATTGTTAATTTAGTTTTCTTAAGCTCTGTTGATGTGTACAGCAAGCCCTTCACAAATAACCAAATCCAATACTGCACAGCTAAGGTAATCTCAAATCGAAATTGAAATTACTTCCCGTTAGGAAATGTATGGTTAGTTTCTTATGCATAGATCACAAGCAGAATATTGTATTCTGCCATAATCATAGGTTTCATAAACAATCTCATCAAAGCTCAATAACGAAGTTCACGTAAACTCAACAAGTTCAGCCAGCGCTGTGTAGAGCTAAAGCAATCATTTTCACACACATACTGATTTATTTCTCATTTTTTTCATCTTTAATTTGCATCCATTTCCATTACAATCCTATACTCAAATGATAGAGAGTGCAATCTGTTCATTTTATGCATTAGTGTGCTTAGCATGGGAGAAACTGTGTGAGATTGGAATCATGTGGTCAGTGTGCTAACTCAAATCACAGTGATACATGGTACCAGGAACCCATGAGCAATTCAAACATATCGATCTATCCATCTTTAATGTGGGTTATGTTTTATGAATTAATTGAGTTGCTCGTAACATAATTGATAATATAGTCTTtggaaataaatgaaataaatgtaatgcctcttaaggtacggccacaacaaccgcgttactcgcgtaagacgcgtataaaatcgccaatttttccatagggaaccattggtttacgcgcgtatgagctgcgtagatgcgttacatgcgctaaagcaacattttagccgcGTTagccgcgtatgagctgcgtatatacGCACCTAACGCACCTACGCGCctacgcccggagttcaaaaaattgaactttcaacgctccaacgcgtgatgcttagccgcgatagccaatcagcgtggagcttgacccgacgtcactggcagagagtagtgacgcttgcacagaagcatacggccgacatctttctttattctgggtggaaatagtaacatagttacaccattaaatgcgtttatgtaaacatttttagcgagaaatgtgcattttactttcataatgttcgctcggtgaatgtgaaggatgtttggtttgatagttatgacgaagagggaacgctccattcacttgcatggacagcgtctctggttgctatgcaacctcaacgtcttggcggactacaTCTCTgctcaacactacgaatgctggaaacacaccagacacaccatgtgaagttatttaacccgattattgttatttatatctgagattatttaatctaacccgatccaagctctatcatgcacccaaacacggcggcgtttgggtttccttcctcggactcctaaatccagcgcagccacaggcgcgtagctgcgtaggaccatttttgacacaaaatggtcaagcaacattttagctgcgttacgcgcgtaaatcctacgcgggttacgcgtttggtgtgttcgtacctttagtCTGTCTCATCAGATTTTCTTAATGCGAGGTGATGTAATGTTATCTTATGTGGTCACGTAATTTCTTGTATGGCCAGTAGACTTTGTACTGATGTAAACACTTTCACAATGGAAACGGCAAAAGAACACATCTAACAGAGACCGCATCTCATCCAAACTGACCTGCAGTGGCTACCTAGTCAAAACAACGGTAAAAAACCTGGGTGTGCAGCTGGACAGTGAACTCTCTTTTAACTCCCACATCAAAGCCATCACAAAATCCTCCTACTACCACCTAAAACCCCTCTCGAAATATAAGAATTTCATGTCGCAAGATGACCTCGAAAAACTTATCCATGCCTTTGTTTCCAGTAGGTTGGACTATTgtaatggtctccttacaggccTGCCCAAGAAAACTATCAGACAGCTCCAGCTGATCCGAAACGCGGCAGCCAGAATCCTGATGAGGGCTAAAAGGACAGACCACATTACACCACTGCTTAAACACCTCCACTGGCTACCAGTTCAGTTCAGAATtgattttaagattttattATTGGTTTTTAAGTCTCTAAATGGAACTGGCCCCGTCTACCTGACAGACCTATTGCCGCACTACACCCCTACCAGGTCTCTCAGATCCCAAGAAAGGGTCCTCCTGATCCCACCCACTACCAGAACAAAACAGGGAGAAGCTGCTTTTAGCTCACATGCTGTTCAAGTTTGGAACTGCTTACCTGAGTACACAAAAACTGCTCCAACAACAAGCTGTTTTAAAAGCAGGCTAAAGACACACCTCTTCTCCCTCGCCTATGCCTAGGTCTTTCCATCCCAACATTCCTTTAGAGCTCTCCCCTCACTCATCTATGCAAACACTTTTTCTGCTTTTAGggattttatgttttcatgGTTTTTATGGTCTTATTATTAAACATTTTTGTTTCGCCTCAGCTTTTATTGAAATATACATCTAAAACTCTAACTTTgtactattttctttttttaacgtaCACTTTTAGAGTATAAATGCGCTTtcctattttattaatttttcaCTTTtgcatgtgaagcactttgaattgCCCTGGTACGAAAATGTGCTACATAAAAAAttgtgccttgccttgcctaacagCGATCTTGATAGGGGGACCCAAATGTACTAATGCAAAGAAATGTTCAATCTTGCTTCATTCTTTCAATCTTCTGGCATTCTAAACCTAACCATAATAGCTGTTTGACCATTGCCGGCAAAACATATCCtttggtgtttttcttttttttgaggCTTCATCAAGtgtgttttttatatttatccGTGTATGTTTTTGTTGGGGGCCTAGTTTTGTTAAGTATAATCCTAGCAAGCCACTGTTCGTACCATGTTGTTAGTGTACTTTTCTATACTAATTATCATTAGTATAGATCTGGAATGAGTCTATGACATATCCTAGAAGAGATCCTGCAAGTCTATAAAAATGGACTGTCAGTGTGACTTAATACAATTCATAATAATCTATGGGTCTGCTTCTCATCCCTTGTTGCACAGAAAATTGACAACACAAATATGGTTATAACACACAAAGTAACAGCAATGGATTGAAAGTTAGTTCTTGAAACGATATTTCAATCACAAGGCCATCGCTCTGATTAGTGCACTCCACTTGAACCACCAAGATCACTGTCTGCAACGAGACATCCTCCTCTCTCAATTTCCTCCACTTTCTCTTCATccacctcccttccttcctttcctttccccccccccccccccccgacagccATCCTGTCGGTGATGGGGAACACGGCGGTGCTGGTCATCTCCGCGCGCAGGTCGACCCAGCTCAAGGGCCCCGAGCTGCTGGCGGTCAACCTGGCCGTGACCGATCTGGGCATGGCCCTCAGCATGTACCCGCTGTCAATCGCCTCCGCCTTCAACCACGGCTGGCTGGGCGGGGACCCTTCCTGCCTCTACTACGGCCTCATGGGCATGGTGTTCAGCGTGGCCAGCATCATGAGCCTGACCGTGCTGGGGATGGTCCGCTATCTGGTGAACGGAAATCCCCCAGAGACGGGTGGGTTCGGCCCACGTGGTTCTGTGGTGGGTTATTGAATTGTTCAGAAGTTAAGCTGGGGGAACAGATAACCGTGCCTTAACCAATCTTGCTACCAACAGTACGGTTCGCCTCTTTGAAGGTTTGGTTTTACATACTGCTATGCCAGTGAACCTAGACGTTGCGTCCAATCCGATTGCTGTTACGACTGCAGTTTTACAACTGCAGTAAAACCAGTAAGAAacccagtaaaaaaaaaaaatcgcatatGTAGGTGTCGGAGACGGGTGAATTAGTGCACAAGAGATTTCAATTTTCTCATGCAAATTGCTGTGCAGGAAtgcctctcctgtctcctgacGTTACCTATTACCATATGAAGAGGGAAAGCTCTGGCTTGACCCTATTTCTAACCAAACAACACAATTATCATTGTACATACGTACACAGTGAAAACCAACAGAAATTCAGTGCTGAAAATTTATACGGAATCTATGCACACATCTGTCATGCACATACACGTTTGCATTCGGTTTAGCTGATTAATTGCAGACTGCATTGCTGCTACTGAATTGCCAAAACAAATCAACTCCCATTATGAATAGGTCATCTTCAATAGTAAAGGTTACAGCTGCTAAAGCCATTCCAAGTCTTAAGCTACACAGTAGTATCAGTGTGTGAACAGATTACAATGTATTGGCCACATCTCACGTAAAGGGAATgcaaattacattttataattaaaggttgttttaacatttgtttcacttatCTTAGTACTCAATCATGGATGTTGTGACATTCCGCCTGATTCGGCAAACCAAAATCTTAGCAATCCCATTAATTTAGTTTCTCATATTCCAGGATAGTGTGAGGGCGAGGTTGTACCACCTCCCATAAAGGTaccgggttcaatccccagAGTACACCGCCTCCATGCAGACGTTCCAAAGCAAGACGCCTCAACCCTGAGGCTACCCCTCACAACGTGCATCTGAATCACTtgaagtccctttggataaaagcgtcaccCAACAAACGAGGATGCGACTAATGATGCTTTGTTCATAGACGTACGAGGGCAAACGCCTTCAAAGCACTCACAGCACAATAATCAGCTCTGGCTGATTCCTTTACGTCGTACACCTGAATGATGAGTAAATCCAACATTGTCCTCAGTCTCCCTATTTTTCCCCTCAGGCAACAAGTTTGAAAGAAAGACCATCCTGCTTGTGATAAGCGGGATCTGGCTGTACGCGGGCGTGTGGGCCGTCCTACCTCTTCTGGGCTGGGGCAGCTACGGCCCCGAGCCCTTCGGCCTGGCCTGCTCCGTGGACTGGATCGGGTAcaagcgatccctgaaccactcCAGCTTCATCGTGACCATGGCCTTGCTCTGCGCCCTcatcccctgcctgctcctcctcttcgccTACTCGGCCATCGCCTGGAAGCTGCACAGGGCGTACCGCTCCATGCGGACAGGCGACTTCCACTACGGCAACATAGAGAGGCGGATCACCCTCGTAAGTGTAGTTCAGCGTCGGGGCGGTAAACGCGCCCACGCGATGGTTTGTTGCTCATATTATAGCTATTAATGTTAAATGTGGGGAGGAAAACACTCATTTTTATTTGCACTCACTGTGACTACCCCTTCGAGGGAACTGGTGCGAAATATAGCAAGGGAAATGGAGAACATCAAAGGTGGCAAACATGGTGGTTGTTTCGGGAAATTGTGTTCGGTGGAGCGCGAGAGGTCAGCGTCTCAGGATTTAACACGTTAGGGTGTGCAGGGACCAAAATAGATTCTGCCCCCGAGGGATTGGCCATCCATCGTTTGATATTGAAGAACAAAATCCAACGTAAGCGGAGTCTATTAAACGCTTCATTAATGGAATTTAATGGCGTATACATTTTTTACTAAAAGGTGTTTGGAAAGGCTATAATCGAGTAACACCAGTGACGTGCAGTCAGGGGAGGCAGGTGAGGCAGTGCCTCACCTGTCAccctgaaaagaaaaaacgaattatgataaaattaaataataattaaaaaatattatatattggtATTTATCTACTGATCGGTGGTCTAAATGTAATTAATGTACAATTCCAATAATCTAAATAATTTTTATTATCAAAATCGCTGAGAGATACGCGAGCTGAGGCCGGCTGAGGCAGCGAGCAGTGCTGCCTCACCGAGAATTGAGAAATCCCGTTTGCTATTTCACCGTTGTCACCAATGTAATGTTTGTAGACACTTCTATTGTGTGATCGCACTTTACTTAAACCTGTTAATGTGTTTGATGTATTTGTATAACCTATTTAGTCTTGCAGCAAGACTAAATATGCTGATCTGACATAAAACCGCGCTGAAAAAGCATGAAATGAGGCAGCCGTACTGGCTGCCTCattacattttaggaacagTTAACTTATTTTAAGCAGTCAAGTGCACTACatcagtttgtttatttaaacaaaCTGATGATTGCAAACTTGGAAGATAATCATTCAATAGCCAAGCTCAGAAATTTCTCAAAACTGGACTTTCAATCAAAAAAATAGGTAATAAATGATGGAGGAAGACCAATGCCGGAGCTTAACGGGTTGCTTCAAACAACGGGACAGAAAGTAACGCGGCCTTTTCAAACAGAGTGGTACCGCCGAAAAGACTGGCTGTGCTACGAGAAATTGCATTTTCTACTATATAACAATTGGGTTCATATATAAATCTGACTCTGAAAAACTCAGTGCCTCACCAGCCACGGACCTCACCGCACGTCTCTTCCTAACACTTGTCTCAAAACACCACTGTGGGTCTTCACATGGGGGTGCATACGTTATGTTGGAAGTGTCGTTGATACCGCTTCTTCTGCAGTGCTCCAAAATGcttccatccctcccctcccaagCTTCCCAGGGATTACGGGTCTTACTGAATTAATGAACAGAGGTCCCTTAGGACTTCAAGTGAACAACTCCATGGTTGCCATGAATCTGAATTCAAAAG from Gadus macrocephalus chromosome 21, ASM3116895v1 carries:
- the opn8a gene encoding opsin 8, group member a, with the protein product MEPKYTSKLSQTIDIGVGLYLVVIAILSVMGNTAVLVISARRSTQLKGPELLAVNLAVTDLGMALSMYPLSIASAFNHGWLGGDPSCLYYGLMGMVFSVASIMSLTVLGMVRYLVNGNPPETGNKFERKTILLVISGIWLYAGVWAVLPLLGWGSYGPEPFGLACSVDWIGYKRSLNHSSFIVTMALLCALIPCLLLLFAYSAIAWKLHRAYRSMRTGDFHYGNIERRITLMAVMITLGFILAWAPYVSVSAWSMFHPTDQSGSLPPVISLLPCLFAKTATVYNPFIYCVFQRSLGKHLCWCCCGG